The following proteins are encoded in a genomic region of Oncorhynchus kisutch isolate 150728-3 linkage group LG18, Okis_V2, whole genome shotgun sequence:
- the LOC109909898 gene encoding LOW QUALITY PROTEIN: pyruvate dehydrogenase E1 component subunit alpha, somatic form, mitochondrial-like (The sequence of the model RefSeq protein was modified relative to this genomic sequence to represent the inferred CDS: deleted 1 base in 1 codon): protein RGVAKGKGGSMHMYAKHFYGGNGIVGAQVPLGAGVALACQYQGNNQVCVALYGDGAANQGQIFESFNMAALWKLPCIFICENNKFGMGTSVERSSASTDYFKRGDYIPGIKVDGMDVLCVREAIKFAADYCRAGKGPIVMELETYRYHGHSMSDPGVSYRSREEIQEVRSKSDPITMLKERMLSNNMASVEEIKEIDVEIRKVIEDAAQFAISDPEPPLDELCNHIFANNPPMEVRGTNPWVKLKSVS, encoded by the exons AGGGGTGTGGCCAAGGGTAAAGGTGGTTCTATGCACATGTACGCTAAACACTTTTATGGAGGGAACGGAATCGTGGGGGCTCAG GTTCCATTGGGGGCAGGTGTGGCACTAGCCTGTCAGTACCAAGGCAACAACCAGGTGTGCGTGGCGCTGTACGGAGACGGAGCAGccaaccag GGCCAGATCTTTGAGTCGTTCAACATGGCGGCTCTGTGGAAGCTGCCGTGTATCTTCATCTGTGAGAACAACAAGTTTGGCATGGGGACGTCTGTAGAGAGATCTTCCGCGAGCACTGACTACTTCAAGAGAGGAGACTATATACCTGGAATcaag GTGGATGGC ATGGACGTTCTGTGTGTGAGGGAGGCCATCAAGTTTGCTGCAGACtactgcagagctgggaag GGTCCTATTGTGATGGAGCTGGAGACCTACCGTTACCATGGACACAGCATGAGCGACCCCGGGGTTAG CTACCGTTCACGTGAGGAAATCCAGGAAGTGCGCAGTAAGAGTGACCCCATAACCATGCTGAAGGAGCGTATGCTGTCCAACAACATGGCTTCTGTGGAGGAGATCAAG GAGATAGATGTAGAGATCAGGAAAGTGATCGAGGATGCGGCCCAGTTTGCGATCTCTGACCCTGAGCCGCCATTGGACGAGCTCTGCAACCACATCTTCGCCAACAATCCACCCATGGAGGTCCGTGGGACCAACCCCTGGGTCAAACTGAAGTCTGTCAGTTAG
- the LOC109909896 gene encoding acyl-coenzyme A thioesterase 9, mitochondrial isoform X1, with amino-acid sequence MLSPRFGFLRSVASLTTRTFSRGPVSLQGKAPDMSEGNAHLLMSNVRNRLREIVGASTNWRDHQQALADRLSLSNQLAGSQDELPVRRMKDSYIEAHLPLGTDPTLREKYLNYLKGVRFGRILEDLDSLAVLICYSHTHNKTLQRSPLSIVTALVDKIDMRKQIIHPDCDIKFTGHVTWVGKTSIEAKMHMSQYHGGAYTPVLDATFVMVARDPENKRAAFVNPLKPEGIEEEKLFHQGEINKTRRIELTTASLLKVAPTAEERKIVHSLFLNTLDSKTVSFRSRVLPPNSVWMEDAKVKGLEICHPQERNIFNRIFGGFLMRKAYELGWANACVYGGCRPNLVAVDDILFRKPVEIGSLLLLSSQVCYTEGKYIQVRVHTEVLDPLTRQHNTTNVFHFTFVTDKDVPNIVPQSYGESMLYLDGKRHFNQTLESQ; translated from the exons ATGCTGTCACCGAG GTTCGGGTTCCTAAGGTCGGTGGCGTCCCTGACAACCAGGACGTTCTCCCGGGGGCCTGTGTCTTTGCAGGGGAAGGCCCCGGACATGTCTGAGG GAAATGCTCACTTGCTAATGTCCAATG TGCGCAACAGGCTGAGAGAGATTGTGGGAGCGTCCACTAACTGGAG AGACCACCAGCAGGCGCTAGCTGACCGTTTGTCATTGTCCAATCAGCTGGCTGGTTCTCAGGATGAGCTTCCTGTCCGCAGGATGAAGGACAGCTACATAGAGGCCCACCTTCCCCTGGGCACAGACCCTACCCTTAGAGAGAaatacctcaactacctcaaAGGTGTCAG GTTTGGCCGTATCCTGGAGGATCTGGACAGTCTAGCAG TGTTGATCTGTTACTCTCACACCCATAACAAGACACTTCAAAGATCTCCTCTGTCCATCGTCACTGCCCTGGTGGATAAGATAG ACATGAGGAAACAAATCATCCACCCTGACTGCGACATCAAGTTCACTGGTCACGTGACCTGGGTGGGGAAGACCTCCATTGAAGCCAAGATGCACATGTCTCAG TACCACGGTGGGGCCTACACTCCAGTTCTGGATGCTACGTTTGTTATGGTGGCCAGAGACCCTGAGAACAAGAG GGCAGCGTTTGTTAACCCTCTGAAGCCAGAGGGAATTGAGGAGGAGAAACTGTTTCACCAGGGAGAGA TCAATAAGACGCGTCGTATAGAGCTGACTACAGCGTCTCTACTGAAGGTGGCCCCTACTGCTGAGGAGAGGAAGATCGTACACAGCCTGTTCCTCAACACCCTGGACAGCAA GACAGTGAGTTTCCGTAGCAGAGTTCTGCCTCCTAACTCCGTATGGATGGAGGATGCCAAAGTCAAAGGACTGGAGATCTGCCATCCACAg GAGAGGAACATCTTTAACAGGATCTTTGGAGGGTTTCTGATGAGGAAGGCTTACGAGCTGGGCTGGGCTAACGCATGTGTCTACGG GGGGTGTCGGCCTAACTTGGTTGCCGTGGACGATATCCTCTTCCGGAAGCCAGTAGAGATTGGCTCCCTACTCCTGCTCTCATCACag gtgtgtTACACAGAGGGAAAGTACAtccaggtcagagttcatacaGAGGTTCTTGACCCCCTGACCCGGCAGCACAACACCACTAATGTCTTCCACTTCACCTTCGTCACAGACAAAGACGTCCCCAACATAGTGCCACAGAGCTACGGCG AGTCCATGTTGTACCTGGATGGAAAGAGACACTTTAACCAGACCCTGGAGTCTCAGTGA
- the LOC109909896 gene encoding acyl-coenzyme A thioesterase 9, mitochondrial isoform X4 codes for MTSQRRQSVRNRLREIVGASTNWRDHQQALADRLSLSNQLAGSQDELPVRRMKDSYIEAHLPLGTDPTLREKYLNYLKGVRFGRILEDLDSLAVLICYSHTHNKTLQRSPLSIVTALVDKIDMRKQIIHPDCDIKFTGHVTWVGKTSIEAKMHMSQYHGGAYTPVLDATFVMVARDPENKRAAFVNPLKPEGIEEEKLFHQGEINKTRRIELTTASLLKVAPTAEERKIVHSLFLNTLDSKTVSFRSRVLPPNSVWMEDAKVKGLEICHPQERNIFNRIFGGFLMRKAYELGWANACVYGGCRPNLVAVDDILFRKPVEIGSLLLLSSQVCYTEGKYIQVRVHTEVLDPLTRQHNTTNVFHFTFVTDKDVPNIVPQSYGESMLYLDGKRHFNQTLESQ; via the exons ATGACATCACAGCGACGCCAGTCAG TGCGCAACAGGCTGAGAGAGATTGTGGGAGCGTCCACTAACTGGAG AGACCACCAGCAGGCGCTAGCTGACCGTTTGTCATTGTCCAATCAGCTGGCTGGTTCTCAGGATGAGCTTCCTGTCCGCAGGATGAAGGACAGCTACATAGAGGCCCACCTTCCCCTGGGCACAGACCCTACCCTTAGAGAGAaatacctcaactacctcaaAGGTGTCAG GTTTGGCCGTATCCTGGAGGATCTGGACAGTCTAGCAG TGTTGATCTGTTACTCTCACACCCATAACAAGACACTTCAAAGATCTCCTCTGTCCATCGTCACTGCCCTGGTGGATAAGATAG ACATGAGGAAACAAATCATCCACCCTGACTGCGACATCAAGTTCACTGGTCACGTGACCTGGGTGGGGAAGACCTCCATTGAAGCCAAGATGCACATGTCTCAG TACCACGGTGGGGCCTACACTCCAGTTCTGGATGCTACGTTTGTTATGGTGGCCAGAGACCCTGAGAACAAGAG GGCAGCGTTTGTTAACCCTCTGAAGCCAGAGGGAATTGAGGAGGAGAAACTGTTTCACCAGGGAGAGA TCAATAAGACGCGTCGTATAGAGCTGACTACAGCGTCTCTACTGAAGGTGGCCCCTACTGCTGAGGAGAGGAAGATCGTACACAGCCTGTTCCTCAACACCCTGGACAGCAA GACAGTGAGTTTCCGTAGCAGAGTTCTGCCTCCTAACTCCGTATGGATGGAGGATGCCAAAGTCAAAGGACTGGAGATCTGCCATCCACAg GAGAGGAACATCTTTAACAGGATCTTTGGAGGGTTTCTGATGAGGAAGGCTTACGAGCTGGGCTGGGCTAACGCATGTGTCTACGG GGGGTGTCGGCCTAACTTGGTTGCCGTGGACGATATCCTCTTCCGGAAGCCAGTAGAGATTGGCTCCCTACTCCTGCTCTCATCACag gtgtgtTACACAGAGGGAAAGTACAtccaggtcagagttcatacaGAGGTTCTTGACCCCCTGACCCGGCAGCACAACACCACTAATGTCTTCCACTTCACCTTCGTCACAGACAAAGACGTCCCCAACATAGTGCCACAGAGCTACGGCG AGTCCATGTTGTACCTGGATGGAAAGAGACACTTTAACCAGACCCTGGAGTCTCAGTGA
- the LOC109909896 gene encoding acyl-coenzyme A thioesterase 9, mitochondrial isoform X5, translated as MSEVRNRLREIVGASTNWRDHQQALADRLSLSNQLAGSQDELPVRRMKDSYIEAHLPLGTDPTLREKYLNYLKGVRFGRILEDLDSLAVLICYSHTHNKTLQRSPLSIVTALVDKIDMRKQIIHPDCDIKFTGHVTWVGKTSIEAKMHMSQYHGGAYTPVLDATFVMVARDPENKRAAFVNPLKPEGIEEEKLFHQGEINKTRRIELTTASLLKVAPTAEERKIVHSLFLNTLDSKTVSFRSRVLPPNSVWMEDAKVKGLEICHPQERNIFNRIFGGFLMRKAYELGWANACVYGGCRPNLVAVDDILFRKPVEIGSLLLLSSQVCYTEGKYIQVRVHTEVLDPLTRQHNTTNVFHFTFVTDKDVPNIVPQSYGESMLYLDGKRHFNQTLESQ; from the exons ATGTCTGAGG TGCGCAACAGGCTGAGAGAGATTGTGGGAGCGTCCACTAACTGGAG AGACCACCAGCAGGCGCTAGCTGACCGTTTGTCATTGTCCAATCAGCTGGCTGGTTCTCAGGATGAGCTTCCTGTCCGCAGGATGAAGGACAGCTACATAGAGGCCCACCTTCCCCTGGGCACAGACCCTACCCTTAGAGAGAaatacctcaactacctcaaAGGTGTCAG GTTTGGCCGTATCCTGGAGGATCTGGACAGTCTAGCAG TGTTGATCTGTTACTCTCACACCCATAACAAGACACTTCAAAGATCTCCTCTGTCCATCGTCACTGCCCTGGTGGATAAGATAG ACATGAGGAAACAAATCATCCACCCTGACTGCGACATCAAGTTCACTGGTCACGTGACCTGGGTGGGGAAGACCTCCATTGAAGCCAAGATGCACATGTCTCAG TACCACGGTGGGGCCTACACTCCAGTTCTGGATGCTACGTTTGTTATGGTGGCCAGAGACCCTGAGAACAAGAG GGCAGCGTTTGTTAACCCTCTGAAGCCAGAGGGAATTGAGGAGGAGAAACTGTTTCACCAGGGAGAGA TCAATAAGACGCGTCGTATAGAGCTGACTACAGCGTCTCTACTGAAGGTGGCCCCTACTGCTGAGGAGAGGAAGATCGTACACAGCCTGTTCCTCAACACCCTGGACAGCAA GACAGTGAGTTTCCGTAGCAGAGTTCTGCCTCCTAACTCCGTATGGATGGAGGATGCCAAAGTCAAAGGACTGGAGATCTGCCATCCACAg GAGAGGAACATCTTTAACAGGATCTTTGGAGGGTTTCTGATGAGGAAGGCTTACGAGCTGGGCTGGGCTAACGCATGTGTCTACGG GGGGTGTCGGCCTAACTTGGTTGCCGTGGACGATATCCTCTTCCGGAAGCCAGTAGAGATTGGCTCCCTACTCCTGCTCTCATCACag gtgtgtTACACAGAGGGAAAGTACAtccaggtcagagttcatacaGAGGTTCTTGACCCCCTGACCCGGCAGCACAACACCACTAATGTCTTCCACTTCACCTTCGTCACAGACAAAGACGTCCCCAACATAGTGCCACAGAGCTACGGCG AGTCCATGTTGTACCTGGATGGAAAGAGACACTTTAACCAGACCCTGGAGTCTCAGTGA
- the LOC109909896 gene encoding acyl-coenzyme A thioesterase 9, mitochondrial isoform X2 produces the protein MLSPRFGFLRSVASLTTRTFSRGPVSLQGKAPDMSEVRNRLREIVGASTNWRDHQQALADRLSLSNQLAGSQDELPVRRMKDSYIEAHLPLGTDPTLREKYLNYLKGVRFGRILEDLDSLAVLICYSHTHNKTLQRSPLSIVTALVDKIDMRKQIIHPDCDIKFTGHVTWVGKTSIEAKMHMSQYHGGAYTPVLDATFVMVARDPENKRAAFVNPLKPEGIEEEKLFHQGEINKTRRIELTTASLLKVAPTAEERKIVHSLFLNTLDSKTVSFRSRVLPPNSVWMEDAKVKGLEICHPQERNIFNRIFGGFLMRKAYELGWANACVYGGCRPNLVAVDDILFRKPVEIGSLLLLSSQVCYTEGKYIQVRVHTEVLDPLTRQHNTTNVFHFTFVTDKDVPNIVPQSYGESMLYLDGKRHFNQTLESQ, from the exons ATGCTGTCACCGAG GTTCGGGTTCCTAAGGTCGGTGGCGTCCCTGACAACCAGGACGTTCTCCCGGGGGCCTGTGTCTTTGCAGGGGAAGGCCCCGGACATGTCTGAGG TGCGCAACAGGCTGAGAGAGATTGTGGGAGCGTCCACTAACTGGAG AGACCACCAGCAGGCGCTAGCTGACCGTTTGTCATTGTCCAATCAGCTGGCTGGTTCTCAGGATGAGCTTCCTGTCCGCAGGATGAAGGACAGCTACATAGAGGCCCACCTTCCCCTGGGCACAGACCCTACCCTTAGAGAGAaatacctcaactacctcaaAGGTGTCAG GTTTGGCCGTATCCTGGAGGATCTGGACAGTCTAGCAG TGTTGATCTGTTACTCTCACACCCATAACAAGACACTTCAAAGATCTCCTCTGTCCATCGTCACTGCCCTGGTGGATAAGATAG ACATGAGGAAACAAATCATCCACCCTGACTGCGACATCAAGTTCACTGGTCACGTGACCTGGGTGGGGAAGACCTCCATTGAAGCCAAGATGCACATGTCTCAG TACCACGGTGGGGCCTACACTCCAGTTCTGGATGCTACGTTTGTTATGGTGGCCAGAGACCCTGAGAACAAGAG GGCAGCGTTTGTTAACCCTCTGAAGCCAGAGGGAATTGAGGAGGAGAAACTGTTTCACCAGGGAGAGA TCAATAAGACGCGTCGTATAGAGCTGACTACAGCGTCTCTACTGAAGGTGGCCCCTACTGCTGAGGAGAGGAAGATCGTACACAGCCTGTTCCTCAACACCCTGGACAGCAA GACAGTGAGTTTCCGTAGCAGAGTTCTGCCTCCTAACTCCGTATGGATGGAGGATGCCAAAGTCAAAGGACTGGAGATCTGCCATCCACAg GAGAGGAACATCTTTAACAGGATCTTTGGAGGGTTTCTGATGAGGAAGGCTTACGAGCTGGGCTGGGCTAACGCATGTGTCTACGG GGGGTGTCGGCCTAACTTGGTTGCCGTGGACGATATCCTCTTCCGGAAGCCAGTAGAGATTGGCTCCCTACTCCTGCTCTCATCACag gtgtgtTACACAGAGGGAAAGTACAtccaggtcagagttcatacaGAGGTTCTTGACCCCCTGACCCGGCAGCACAACACCACTAATGTCTTCCACTTCACCTTCGTCACAGACAAAGACGTCCCCAACATAGTGCCACAGAGCTACGGCG AGTCCATGTTGTACCTGGATGGAAAGAGACACTTTAACCAGACCCTGGAGTCTCAGTGA
- the LOC109909896 gene encoding acyl-coenzyme A thioesterase 9, mitochondrial isoform X3 has product MSEGNAHLLMSNVRNRLREIVGASTNWRDHQQALADRLSLSNQLAGSQDELPVRRMKDSYIEAHLPLGTDPTLREKYLNYLKGVRFGRILEDLDSLAVLICYSHTHNKTLQRSPLSIVTALVDKIDMRKQIIHPDCDIKFTGHVTWVGKTSIEAKMHMSQYHGGAYTPVLDATFVMVARDPENKRAAFVNPLKPEGIEEEKLFHQGEINKTRRIELTTASLLKVAPTAEERKIVHSLFLNTLDSKTVSFRSRVLPPNSVWMEDAKVKGLEICHPQERNIFNRIFGGFLMRKAYELGWANACVYGGCRPNLVAVDDILFRKPVEIGSLLLLSSQVCYTEGKYIQVRVHTEVLDPLTRQHNTTNVFHFTFVTDKDVPNIVPQSYGESMLYLDGKRHFNQTLESQ; this is encoded by the exons ATGTCTGAGG GAAATGCTCACTTGCTAATGTCCAATG TGCGCAACAGGCTGAGAGAGATTGTGGGAGCGTCCACTAACTGGAG AGACCACCAGCAGGCGCTAGCTGACCGTTTGTCATTGTCCAATCAGCTGGCTGGTTCTCAGGATGAGCTTCCTGTCCGCAGGATGAAGGACAGCTACATAGAGGCCCACCTTCCCCTGGGCACAGACCCTACCCTTAGAGAGAaatacctcaactacctcaaAGGTGTCAG GTTTGGCCGTATCCTGGAGGATCTGGACAGTCTAGCAG TGTTGATCTGTTACTCTCACACCCATAACAAGACACTTCAAAGATCTCCTCTGTCCATCGTCACTGCCCTGGTGGATAAGATAG ACATGAGGAAACAAATCATCCACCCTGACTGCGACATCAAGTTCACTGGTCACGTGACCTGGGTGGGGAAGACCTCCATTGAAGCCAAGATGCACATGTCTCAG TACCACGGTGGGGCCTACACTCCAGTTCTGGATGCTACGTTTGTTATGGTGGCCAGAGACCCTGAGAACAAGAG GGCAGCGTTTGTTAACCCTCTGAAGCCAGAGGGAATTGAGGAGGAGAAACTGTTTCACCAGGGAGAGA TCAATAAGACGCGTCGTATAGAGCTGACTACAGCGTCTCTACTGAAGGTGGCCCCTACTGCTGAGGAGAGGAAGATCGTACACAGCCTGTTCCTCAACACCCTGGACAGCAA GACAGTGAGTTTCCGTAGCAGAGTTCTGCCTCCTAACTCCGTATGGATGGAGGATGCCAAAGTCAAAGGACTGGAGATCTGCCATCCACAg GAGAGGAACATCTTTAACAGGATCTTTGGAGGGTTTCTGATGAGGAAGGCTTACGAGCTGGGCTGGGCTAACGCATGTGTCTACGG GGGGTGTCGGCCTAACTTGGTTGCCGTGGACGATATCCTCTTCCGGAAGCCAGTAGAGATTGGCTCCCTACTCCTGCTCTCATCACag gtgtgtTACACAGAGGGAAAGTACAtccaggtcagagttcatacaGAGGTTCTTGACCCCCTGACCCGGCAGCACAACACCACTAATGTCTTCCACTTCACCTTCGTCACAGACAAAGACGTCCCCAACATAGTGCCACAGAGCTACGGCG AGTCCATGTTGTACCTGGATGGAAAGAGACACTTTAACCAGACCCTGGAGTCTCAGTGA